In Lachnospiraceae bacterium, one DNA window encodes the following:
- a CDS encoding TRAP transporter small permease has protein sequence MKKAIEWMQKIQIAVGGFFLCIFLLTVVFQMLSRYIGIAATWTEDVSMYSFIWAVFMGAGAMVYEKRHFAFTSVSDMLKNEKIKSVLAIIISLVMLVFAVLMAYYGYKLTQKFWNYTWTNIPSFKRGPTWTCLPICGVTSTIYLIAQIIEEIGAITKGDNK, from the coding sequence ATGAAGAAAGCAATTGAATGGATGCAGAAGATCCAGATTGCTGTAGGAGGATTCTTCCTTTGCATTTTCCTTCTTACAGTAGTATTCCAGATGCTATCACGTTATATAGGCATCGCAGCAACCTGGACTGAGGACGTATCTATGTATTCCTTTATCTGGGCTGTATTTATGGGCGCAGGGGCTATGGTATATGAAAAACGTCACTTCGCGTTTACTTCCGTCAGCGATATGCTGAAAAATGAGAAAATTAAGAGCGTATTAGCGATCATCATCTCTCTTGTTATGCTGGTGTTTGCTGTATTAATGGCTTATTATGGTTATAAATTAACACAGAAGTTCTGGAACTACACATGGACCAATATTCCGTCCTTTAAGCGTGGACCTACATGGACCTGCCTTCCAATCTGTGGCGTGACTTCTACTATTTACCTGATCGCGCAGATCATTGAAGAAATCGGTGCTATTACGAAAGGAGACAACAAGTAA
- the atpE gene encoding ATP synthase F0 subunit C, with the protein MSGLIALGAAVAVITGIGAGLGIGMATSKAVDAIARQPEADSKITKALLLGCALAEATAIYGFVIGLLIILFLK; encoded by the coding sequence ATGTCAGGATTAATCGCACTTGGAGCTGCAGTTGCAGTAATTACAGGAATCGGAGCAGGACTGGGAATCGGAATGGCTACTTCTAAAGCAGTAGATGCCATTGCAAGACAGCCTGAGGCAGACAGCAAGATCACAAAGGCACTGCTTCTTGGATGCGCGCTGGCTGAGGCAACTGCTATTTACGGCTTTGTAATCGGTCTGCTGATCATTTTATTCTTGAAATAA
- a CDS encoding pyridoxal phosphate-dependent aminotransferase gives MVLSKNMQKLVAGSSTIRKLFEEGIELAKEVGAENVYDFSLGNPAAPVPEEVKKSIYDILENRNANFVHCYMPNAGYPEVREKVAANLNKKYDSSFTKEDIIMTVGAAGGINCVLRCLLEQEDEVLCFAPFFGEYNSYVMNFGGNLKVVPADYETFQLNVEEADKYITERTKAVIINNPNNPSGVVYNKETLIRLQKMLEKAEERIGHPIYVLSDEPYRELVYDGCELPFAPDYIKNCIVVYSFSKSLSLSGERIGYMAVSPQIAEYDTMINALVVANRCIGYINAPSLFQLVVADCLDVKTDVEFYDRNRKLLYEAMKAMGFECVKPEGAFYMLVKAPTGDDAEFSAEAKKFNLLIVPATSFGCPGYVRMAYCVSNEMIHRALPALQKLADHYGLKK, from the coding sequence ATGGTTCTTTCAAAGAATATGCAGAAACTGGTAGCAGGAAGTTCTACTATTAGAAAACTGTTTGAAGAAGGTATTGAGCTGGCAAAGGAAGTTGGTGCTGAAAATGTATATGATTTCAGCCTTGGAAATCCGGCAGCTCCTGTACCGGAAGAGGTAAAAAAGAGCATTTATGATATTCTTGAGAACAGAAATGCCAATTTCGTACACTGCTATATGCCAAATGCCGGTTATCCGGAGGTAAGGGAGAAAGTAGCAGCAAACTTAAATAAGAAATATGATTCTTCTTTTACAAAAGAGGATATTATCATGACAGTAGGTGCTGCAGGCGGCATCAACTGTGTTCTGCGCTGTCTGTTGGAGCAGGAGGACGAGGTTCTTTGCTTTGCTCCGTTCTTTGGTGAGTACAACAGCTATGTTATGAACTTTGGCGGCAATTTAAAGGTAGTTCCGGCTGATTATGAGACGTTCCAGTTAAATGTAGAAGAGGCTGATAAGTACATCACAGAGCGTACCAAAGCTGTGATCATCAACAACCCCAATAACCCATCTGGCGTTGTATATAATAAAGAAACGCTGATCCGTTTACAGAAAATGCTGGAAAAGGCAGAGGAACGCATCGGGCATCCTATTTATGTTCTTTCTGACGAGCCATACCGCGAATTGGTATATGATGGCTGTGAACTTCCATTTGCACCTGACTATATTAAAAACTGCATCGTAGTTTATTCCTTCAGTAAGTCACTGTCTCTGTCCGGTGAGCGTATTGGATATATGGCTGTCAGTCCCCAGATCGCAGAATATGATACCATGATCAATGCACTGGTGGTTGCAAACCGCTGCATCGGTTATATCAATGCGCCATCGTTGTTCCAGCTGGTTGTAGCTGACTGTCTGGATGTAAAGACAGACGTAGAGTTTTATGACAGGAACCGTAAGCTCTTATATGAGGCTATGAAAGCTATGGGCTTTGAATGTGTGAAGCCGGAAGGTGCATTCTATATGTTAGTAAAGGCGCCGACAGGAGATGACGCAGAGTTTTCAGCAGAAGCGAAGAAATTTAACCTGCTGATCGTACCTGCAACCAGCTTTGGTTGTCCAGGCTATGTGCGCATGGCATACTGCGTATCAAATGAAATGATCCACAGAGCACTGCCTGCATTGCAGAAGCTGGCTGATCATTATGGATTAAAGAAATAG
- the atpA gene encoding F0F1 ATP synthase subunit alpha, producing the protein MSTISSQEIISIIKGEIEDYDAHAGQINETGSVIWVGDGIAIVYGIDHAMYGEIVIFENGVKGMVQDIRKNEIGCILFGKDTGITEGTKVTRTKKRAGVPVGSAFLGRVVNALGETIDGMGPAKEEDYLPVEQEAPGIAERKSVGVPMETGILAIDSMFPIGRGQRELIIGDRQTGKTSIAIDTILNQKGKDVICIYVAIGQKSSTIAKLVNTLKKNDAMDYTIVMASTASDPAPLQYIAPYAGTAMAEFFMHQGKDVLIVYDDLSKHAVAYRALSLLLERSPGREAYPGDVFYLHSRLLERSSRLSDKLGGGSITALPIIETQAGDVSAYIPTNVISITDGQIFLESDLFFSGMRPAVNVGLSVSRVGGAAQTKAMKKSSGTIRVDLAQYRELEVFTQFSSDLDEMTKEQLAYGKRLMELLKQPLGRPLSMAEQVITLCTATHKLMLDVDVKKIKTFQMDLLGWFENKHPELVNEITEKKALSDELTEDILKAAKEFKEAVWQTQERSKTE; encoded by the coding sequence ATGAGTACGATCAGTTCTCAGGAGATCATCTCTATCATCAAAGGTGAGATCGAAGATTATGATGCCCATGCAGGCCAGATCAACGAAACAGGTTCTGTGATCTGGGTTGGTGACGGTATCGCCATTGTCTATGGCATTGATCACGCCATGTACGGAGAGATCGTTATATTTGAAAACGGTGTCAAGGGTATGGTCCAGGACATCCGTAAAAATGAGATCGGCTGTATCCTTTTTGGAAAAGATACAGGCATCACAGAAGGGACAAAGGTTACCAGAACAAAGAAAAGAGCCGGAGTTCCGGTAGGAAGCGCTTTTTTAGGCCGCGTAGTCAATGCGTTAGGCGAGACTATTGATGGAATGGGACCGGCAAAGGAAGAGGATTATCTTCCTGTGGAGCAGGAAGCACCGGGGATCGCAGAACGTAAATCAGTAGGTGTACCTATGGAGACCGGTATTCTGGCCATTGATTCTATGTTCCCTATTGGCCGCGGACAGCGTGAGCTGATCATTGGCGACCGACAGACCGGCAAGACCTCTATTGCAATAGATACTATTTTAAACCAGAAGGGAAAAGATGTGATCTGCATCTATGTAGCCATTGGCCAGAAATCATCTACCATTGCAAAGCTGGTAAATACATTAAAGAAAAATGACGCCATGGATTATACCATTGTGATGGCTTCTACAGCCAGTGATCCGGCGCCTTTACAGTATATTGCACCTTATGCGGGAACTGCGATGGCTGAATTTTTCATGCATCAGGGAAAAGATGTGCTGATCGTTTACGATGATCTTTCCAAGCATGCTGTGGCTTACCGCGCATTGTCCCTGCTGCTTGAACGTTCTCCGGGACGCGAGGCATATCCGGGAGATGTTTTCTATCTCCATTCCAGATTACTGGAGCGTTCCAGCCGCCTTTCTGACAAGTTAGGAGGCGGTTCTATCACTGCGCTTCCTATTATTGAAACCCAGGCAGGAGATGTATCTGCCTACATTCCTACCAATGTAATATCTATTACAGACGGACAGATTTTTCTGGAAAGCGATCTGTTCTTTTCAGGAATGAGACCGGCAGTAAATGTAGGTCTTTCTGTGTCCCGTGTAGGTGGTGCTGCGCAGACAAAGGCTATGAAAAAGTCAAGCGGAACCATACGTGTAGACCTGGCACAGTACCGCGAACTGGAAGTATTCACCCAGTTCAGCTCTGATCTGGACGAGATGACCAAGGAGCAGTTAGCTTATGGAAAACGTCTGATGGAACTGTTAAAGCAGCCTCTTGGACGTCCTCTTTCCATGGCCGAGCAGGTCATTACTTTATGTACGGCTACCCATAAACTGATGCTGGATGTGGATGTAAAGAAGATTAAAACATTCCAGATGGATCTGTTAGGCTGGTTTGAAAATAAGCATCCGGAGCTTGTAAATGAGATCACGGAAAAGAAAGCTTTAAGTGATGAACTGACAGAAGATATCTTAAAAGCTGCAAAGGAGTTTAAGGAGGCAGTATGGCAAACGCAAGAGAGATCCAAAACCGAATAA
- the atpH gene encoding ATP synthase F1 subunit delta has translation MTEQARIYGKVLYELQIPEDMVQETGRIFKENPQLTTLLNDPTVQAEKKKNIIGKIWKEPDFSPLISSFLKKACESGCIGEIEDILTVWNQCVLDASGILKAKLIYVTEPDHEQLEGIQSFLCKEFHKKTVQLSMEEDQKLLGGFILKAEDVEYDYSLKAQLKQLFGA, from the coding sequence ATGACTGAGCAGGCAAGAATATACGGAAAGGTTCTCTATGAATTACAGATACCGGAAGACATGGTACAGGAGACTGGACGTATTTTTAAAGAAAATCCACAGCTTACCACTCTTTTAAATGATCCAACGGTACAGGCAGAAAAAAAGAAAAATATAATTGGAAAAATATGGAAAGAACCGGATTTTTCTCCCCTTATATCTTCTTTTTTAAAGAAAGCATGTGAGTCCGGCTGTATTGGAGAGATAGAAGATATTCTCACAGTCTGGAATCAATGTGTACTGGATGCATCTGGTATATTAAAAGCGAAACTTATTTATGTCACTGAACCGGATCATGAACAGTTAGAAGGCATCCAGTCATTTCTCTGTAAGGAATTTCATAAAAAAACGGTGCAGCTTTCAATGGAAGAGGATCAGAAGCTTTTAGGTGGTTTTATCTTAAAAGCAGAAGATGTGGAATATGACTACAGCCTTAAGGCACAATTAAAGCAGCTGTTTGGGGCTTAA
- a CDS encoding TRAP transporter substrate-binding protein, protein MKKRLALVLAGVMMVSSLAGCGSSKPAATTAAAAASETTAAAGDAKEEKTEAAKSDVTPELNLIIASNQTSLDNPYSYGMDKFKEVVEDVSGGKIAVTVHKGTLGENENELIEKLEMGAASMVVASPGFMTAIGVPEVDIFSLEYLFDSFDHWEKCLDGEFGDKMKDVVKEKTGNNFRIMAYWSSSVRDYYGKKPVTKPEDLKGMTIRTQSSQVQQDFWKACGAIPTSVAWGELYQALQQGVVDSAENDYTSFMLKEHHKTPNGHYISETHHDYTTRLLLMNGAFYDGLTDEQKGWIDEAVEACTEEERQVVYRMFKESKEKVIADGAEVTNFEDVDIDAFKALALPIQDKFAADNNMTAELEMIRAAAE, encoded by the coding sequence ATGAAAAAAAGGTTAGCATTAGTATTAGCAGGCGTTATGATGGTTTCATCATTAGCCGGATGTGGATCATCCAAGCCTGCAGCAACAACTGCAGCAGCTGCAGCTAGTGAGACAACCGCAGCAGCAGGAGATGCAAAAGAAGAAAAAACAGAGGCAGCAAAATCCGATGTAACTCCAGAGTTAAATCTGATCATCGCTTCCAACCAGACTTCTTTAGATAATCCATATTCCTATGGTATGGACAAGTTCAAAGAGGTAGTTGAGGATGTTTCCGGCGGAAAGATCGCTGTAACTGTTCATAAGGGAACCTTAGGCGAGAACGAGAACGAGCTGATCGAGAAACTGGAAATGGGCGCTGCATCTATGGTAGTTGCTTCACCAGGTTTCATGACAGCTATCGGTGTTCCGGAAGTAGATATCTTCTCACTGGAATATCTGTTTGACAGCTTTGATCACTGGGAGAAGTGCTTAGATGGCGAATTCGGTGACAAGATGAAAGACGTTGTTAAGGAAAAGACCGGAAATAATTTCCGTATTATGGCTTACTGGAGTTCCTCTGTTCGTGATTACTACGGCAAAAAGCCAGTTACCAAGCCAGAGGATTTAAAGGGCATGACAATCCGTACACAGTCTTCCCAGGTACAGCAGGACTTCTGGAAGGCTTGCGGTGCTATCCCAACATCTGTAGCATGGGGCGAGTTATACCAGGCATTACAGCAGGGCGTTGTTGATTCCGCTGAGAACGATTACACTAGCTTTATGTTAAAAGAGCATCACAAGACACCAAACGGTCACTACATCTCTGAAACACATCATGACTACACAACCCGTCTGTTACTGATGAACGGAGCTTTCTATGACGGTCTGACTGATGAGCAGAAGGGCTGGATCGATGAGGCTGTTGAGGCTTGTACAGAAGAAGAGCGTCAGGTAGTTTACCGTATGTTCAAAGAGTCCAAAGAGAAAGTTATCGCTGATGGCGCAGAAGTTACCAACTTTGAAGATGTTGATATCGACGCATTCAAGGCACTGGCTCTTCCGATCCAGGATAAGTTCGCAGCTGATAACAACATGACAGCTGAGTTAGAGATGATCCGTGCAGCAGCAGAATAA
- the atpF gene encoding F0F1 ATP synthase subunit B, whose amino-acid sequence MLNINFWNIAFTIINILVLYLFLKHFLMKPVMAILEERKQMVEKELDEAAVSSRDADLLKKKYELSLENAKAEADDIVTKAKVRASEEYDRILKKADADAAKKADEAKKVIELEREKALNDLQASVTGLAMTAAAKLLSEQSSPENDRKRYQTFLASAGEKHD is encoded by the coding sequence ATGTTAAATATCAATTTTTGGAATATTGCCTTTACGATCATCAACATTCTGGTCTTATATCTGTTTTTGAAGCATTTCCTTATGAAGCCGGTCATGGCGATCCTGGAAGAGAGAAAGCAGATGGTGGAAAAAGAATTAGATGAGGCAGCTGTTTCCAGCCGGGATGCAGATCTTTTAAAGAAAAAATATGAGCTTTCCCTTGAAAATGCGAAAGCAGAAGCTGATGATATTGTTACTAAAGCAAAGGTGAGAGCCTCTGAGGAATATGACAGGATCTTAAAGAAGGCGGATGCAGATGCTGCCAAAAAGGCAGATGAGGCGAAAAAGGTCATTGAACTGGAAAGAGAAAAAGCATTAAATGACCTTCAGGCTTCTGTTACCGGTCTGGCAATGACGGCAGCTGCAAAACTGCTGTCAGAGCAGAGCAGCCCGGAAAATGACAGAAAACGCTACCAGACATTTTTAGCAAGCGCAGGTGAAAAACATGACTGA
- a CDS encoding TRAP transporter large permease, which produces MGVLLVVMFIVFVAIGVPISFALGVVSFTGIASLGQIPNLVVFQKMFNGLNSFTLLAVPLFILAANLMNEGEITEKLIDCCNSLVGHLRGGLAYSNVLVSMIFAGISGSSQADTAGVGKIFIPAMEKQGYDKGTSVGVTAASSTLGSIIPPSITMVVYAGIANVSTGALFMSGLVPGILLGLAMMAVVKYYSKRKNFPKCERVPFKEVCRRTFQSLPALLTPIILIGGIVSGLFTPTESAAFACIYALLVGIFFYKTIKVKNLPRILIETMKLSSLSLFALATANALGELLAYYQLNVVVQNFFANMPGGRLVFLLVVVAFFMFVGTFMDAVPAMILFVPIILPAAISLQISPIILGLIIVVTLALGLVTPPYGLCLLIASSISGITIEDAFKGTLPYFLSSIAVLLLLVIFPNFWLAIPATLFPGLF; this is translated from the coding sequence ATGGGTGTTTTATTAGTAGTAATGTTTATCGTTTTTGTTGCCATTGGTGTGCCGATCTCATTCGCACTTGGTGTTGTATCTTTTACCGGTATCGCGTCCCTGGGACAGATCCCCAATTTAGTTGTATTCCAGAAGATGTTTAATGGTCTGAACAGCTTCACACTGTTAGCTGTTCCGCTGTTTATCCTTGCAGCAAACCTGATGAACGAAGGTGAGATCACTGAAAAACTGATCGACTGCTGCAACTCTTTAGTTGGACACCTTCGTGGTGGTCTTGCTTATTCAAACGTACTTGTATCTATGATCTTTGCAGGTATCTCCGGTTCTTCCCAGGCAGATACTGCTGGTGTTGGTAAGATCTTTATTCCTGCAATGGAGAAGCAGGGGTATGACAAAGGAACATCTGTTGGTGTTACCGCAGCATCTTCTACATTAGGTTCCATTATCCCTCCAAGTATCACCATGGTCGTTTACGCAGGTATTGCTAACGTAAGTACAGGTGCGCTGTTTATGTCAGGTCTGGTTCCGGGTATCTTACTTGGTTTGGCTATGATGGCAGTTGTTAAATATTATTCCAAGAGAAAGAACTTCCCTAAGTGTGAGAGAGTTCCATTTAAGGAAGTCTGCCGCAGAACATTCCAGTCTCTGCCTGCACTGCTTACACCTATCATCCTGATCGGCGGTATTGTCAGCGGTCTGTTTACACCTACTGAGTCTGCAGCATTTGCATGTATATATGCATTATTAGTTGGTATTTTCTTCTATAAGACCATTAAGGTTAAGAACCTGCCACGCATCCTGATCGAGACTATGAAGCTGTCTTCCCTGTCTCTGTTCGCCCTGGCTACAGCAAATGCATTAGGCGAGTTATTAGCATACTATCAGCTGAATGTAGTTGTACAGAACTTCTTCGCTAATATGCCAGGCGGAAGACTGGTATTCCTTCTTGTAGTAGTTGCATTCTTTATGTTTGTAGGTACTTTCATGGATGCTGTACCGGCAATGATCCTGTTTGTTCCGATCATTCTTCCGGCTGCTATTTCACTGCAGATCAGCCCGATCATCCTTGGCCTGATCATCGTTGTTACCCTGGCTCTTGGCCTGGTAACCCCACCTTATGGTCTGTGCCTGCTGATCGCTTCTTCTATCAGTGGTATTACCATCGAGGATGCATTTAAGGGAACTCTTCCTTATTTCTTATCCTCCATCGCAGTATTATTGCTGTTAGTTATCTTCCCAAACTTCTGGCTGGCTATTCCGGCGACTCTGTTCCCGGGACTGTTCTAA
- a CDS encoding F0F1 ATP synthase subunit A produces MDKLVESLMEELNCNTVFTIPLFGGIDVLESVVVTWIIMAIIMAGSLVWVHGLRVRKISGKQAALESGFSFLYRFFLDLLGEEGKDYIPYLITVVIYIAIANMIGLLGFKSPTKDLNVTASLAVMSIVLVEAAGIRKKGVKGWIRSFAEPIPIIAPINVLELFIRPLSLCMRLFGNVLGAVVVMALIKYLLPLVVPLPFSGYFDIFDGVIQAYVFVFLTSLYIKEAIE; encoded by the coding sequence TTGGACAAGCTGGTAGAGTCCCTGATGGAGGAATTAAACTGCAATACAGTGTTTACCATTCCTTTGTTTGGCGGGATCGATGTACTGGAATCGGTGGTGGTCACATGGATCATCATGGCCATTATCATGGCCGGTTCCCTGGTCTGGGTCCACGGTTTAAGGGTCAGAAAGATAAGTGGAAAACAGGCAGCTTTAGAAAGCGGATTTTCGTTTTTATATCGCTTTTTCCTGGATCTTTTAGGAGAAGAAGGAAAAGACTATATCCCTTATCTGATCACCGTGGTCATCTACATAGCCATTGCCAATATGATTGGTCTGTTAGGTTTTAAATCCCCCACAAAAGACCTGAATGTGACTGCGTCTTTAGCGGTAATGAGTATTGTATTAGTAGAGGCAGCCGGGATCCGCAAGAAAGGTGTAAAGGGCTGGATCAGAAGCTTTGCAGAGCCCATCCCCATTATCGCCCCCATTAATGTGCTGGAATTATTTATCCGTCCTTTGTCCCTTTGCATGCGACTGTTTGGAAACGTGCTGGGAGCGGTAGTTGTTATGGCGCTGATCAAATATCTGCTGCCTTTAGTAGTGCCTCTGCCTTTCAGCGGGTATTTTGATATATTCGATGGAGTGATACAGGCTTATGTCTTTGTATTCCTTACATCTTTATATATAAAAGAAGCTATTGAGTAA
- the atpG gene encoding ATP synthase F1 subunit gamma yields the protein MANAREIQNRIKSIQDTRKITNAMYLISSTKLKKSRKLLEDTEPYFYTLQSLIRRILRHMGDTEHPYFNARKEIKEEDRIRGLVVITGDKGLAGAYNHNVLKLAHEWLEKSENNRLYVVGELGRQYFAARHMPVEEQFHYTVQNPTMHRARLIASSLIEDYMEGRLDEVWIIYTQMINSMKVEAQMEQLLPLKKEDFSNVAIPADIHQEEIQMVPSPTAVMDHVVPNYVTGFIFGALVESFCSEQNARMMAMQSASDNAAELLNDLSIEYNRVRQAAITQEITEVVGGARAQRKKKR from the coding sequence ATGGCAAACGCAAGAGAGATCCAAAACCGAATAAAAAGTATTCAGGACACACGTAAGATCACCAATGCCATGTACCTTATTTCTTCGACGAAGTTAAAAAAGAGCCGGAAGCTTCTGGAAGATACAGAACCTTATTTTTACACACTGCAAAGTCTGATCCGGCGTATCCTGCGCCATATGGGAGATACAGAACATCCTTACTTTAATGCAAGAAAAGAAATCAAAGAAGAGGACCGTATCCGGGGGCTGGTGGTCATTACCGGCGATAAGGGACTGGCAGGTGCATACAATCACAATGTGCTGAAGCTGGCTCATGAATGGTTGGAAAAAAGCGAAAATAACCGTTTGTATGTGGTGGGAGAGTTAGGAAGGCAGTATTTTGCTGCCCGCCATATGCCGGTGGAAGAACAATTCCATTATACCGTTCAGAATCCTACTATGCACAGGGCTCGTCTTATAGCATCTTCCCTGATCGAAGACTATATGGAAGGACGCTTGGATGAAGTGTGGATCATTTATACCCAGATGATAAACAGTATGAAGGTGGAAGCACAGATGGAACAGCTGCTTCCTCTTAAAAAAGAGGATTTCAGCAATGTGGCGATTCCCGCAGATATCCACCAGGAAGAGATCCAGATGGTTCCGTCACCAACAGCAGTTATGGATCATGTGGTGCCAAACTATGTTACAGGATTTATCTTTGGCGCCCTGGTAGAGTCATTTTGCAGTGAGCAGAATGCCCGCATGATGGCCATGCAGTCTGCCAGTGATAATGCAGCAGAGCTGTTAAATGATCTGTCAATAGAATATAACCGTGTGCGTCAGGCTGCCATTACCCAGGAGATCACAGAGGTAGTAGGCGGTGCAAGAGCACAGCGGAAGAAGAAACGATAA
- the citG gene encoding triphosphoribosyl-dephospho-CoA synthase CitG, with amino-acid sequence MNTDSSQFITGREVTVPDMLNARDRRHAIQQELIRTHGATVISFTLNIPGPVKIFPLGEMTFEEGVRLIDSQLHAWKIPVLEKRTIRDFTGNEQFWSVKGDDLFIKETLCLLEDSLSFGRLFDIDVIRTDETKVSRTELGFPGRKCLLCSNDAFVCSRSRTHTVKELLDKACELMKDYFEEKQAKKLSSLSMQALLYEVSATPKPGLVDRNNTGAHKDMDIFTFEASAVSLNHYFEKFALCGMEKEHENGHEPFSRIFARLRSLGIQAEGAMMAATKGINTHKGLIFSLAILNCSLGYMYANHIPYSPDMLLSINQKLVADVLKDFREITAENARTNGERLYALYGMKGARGEALSGYSTVLKTALPILKEELKKGRSVNDAGVITLLSIIATSEDTNIVNRSSYEEMKELQARIRNVLKEKAHDTHELLSYAKELDAEMIRRNISPGGSADLLALTYFIYLYEQN; translated from the coding sequence ATGAATACCGACTCATCCCAATTTATCACCGGCCGCGAAGTTACAGTGCCTGATATGTTAAATGCCCGTGACAGGCGCCACGCCATCCAGCAGGAACTGATCCGCACCCATGGTGCCACTGTCATTTCCTTTACCTTAAATATTCCCGGTCCCGTTAAAATCTTTCCCTTAGGGGAAATGACCTTTGAAGAAGGAGTACGTCTCATTGACTCCCAGCTTCACGCCTGGAAGATCCCGGTCCTGGAAAAACGGACCATCCGGGACTTTACAGGAAATGAACAGTTCTGGTCTGTAAAAGGAGATGACCTTTTTATCAAAGAAACACTCTGCCTCTTAGAAGACAGCTTATCCTTTGGACGTCTTTTCGACATTGATGTGATCCGGACCGATGAAACTAAAGTTTCCCGCACAGAGCTGGGCTTTCCAGGCAGAAAATGTCTTCTTTGCAGCAACGATGCCTTTGTATGCAGCCGTTCCCGCACCCATACAGTAAAAGAGCTGTTGGACAAAGCCTGTGAACTGATGAAAGACTATTTTGAAGAAAAGCAGGCCAAAAAACTGTCCTCACTGTCTATGCAGGCACTTCTTTACGAAGTAAGCGCCACTCCAAAACCCGGACTGGTAGACCGCAACAACACCGGTGCCCACAAAGATATGGATATCTTCACCTTTGAAGCCAGCGCTGTTTCCTTAAACCACTACTTTGAAAAATTCGCCCTCTGCGGCATGGAAAAAGAACATGAAAACGGCCACGAACCATTTTCCCGCATTTTCGCAAGGCTGCGCTCCTTAGGCATACAGGCAGAAGGTGCCATGATGGCTGCCACCAAAGGTATCAATACCCATAAAGGCCTTATATTTTCCCTTGCCATACTGAACTGCTCCTTGGGATACATGTATGCCAATCACATTCCATACTCACCAGATATGCTGCTTTCCATCAATCAGAAGCTGGTGGCTGACGTTCTTAAAGACTTCAGGGAGATCACTGCAGAAAATGCCCGTACCAACGGTGAACGCCTCTACGCCCTTTATGGTATGAAAGGAGCCCGGGGTGAAGCCCTTTCCGGTTATTCTACTGTACTGAAAACAGCTCTTCCGATCCTGAAAGAAGAGCTGAAAAAAGGCCGTTCTGTTAACGACGCCGGTGTGATCACACTGCTGTCCATTATCGCAACCTCTGAAGACACCAATATCGTAAACCGTTCTTCCTACGAAGAAATGAAAGAGCTTCAGGCCCGCATCCGGAATGTGTTAAAAGAAAAAGCCCATGATACTCATGAGCTTCTCTCTTATGCAAAGGAACTTGACGCTGAAATGATCCGCCGCAACATCAGCCCCGGCGGCAGCGCTGACCTTCTGGCACTGACCTATTTTATTTACCTGTATGAGCAAAATTAA